TGTATGTCTCGGGGCGGCCCACCGCTTCAATCACGACGTCGGCGCCGTTGCCGCCGGTGAGGGCCCGGATGGCTTCGACGGGATCTTCCTTGCTGGAGTCCACTCCGTGGGTGGCGCCCAGGGACTTGGCCATTTCCACCTTGTTGGCGTCGATGTCCACCGCGATGATGGTGGTGGCGCCGGCCAGCTTCGCGCCCGCGATGGCGGCAATGCCCACGCCGCCGCAGCCGATCACGGCGACGGATTCGCCGCGCTTGACCTCACCGGTGTTGATCGCGGCGCCAATGCCTGCCATCACGCCGCAGCCGAGCAGCCCGACGGCGGCGGGATCGGCGTCGTCGTCAACTTTGGTGCACTGCCCGGCGGCGACGAGCGTCTTCTCCGCAAAAGCACCGATGCCCAGCGCGGGCGAGAGCTCAGTGCCGTCCTCCAGCGTCATCTTCTGCGTCGCGTTGTGCGTGTTGAAGCAGTACTGCGGCTGGCCCTTGGCGCAGGCGCGGCATTCTCCGCACACGGCGCGCCAGTTCAGGATCACGCGGTCGCCGGGAGCCACTCCGGTGACGTCCGGTCCCACCGCGCTGACCACGCCGGTAGCCTCGTGGCCCAGCAGGTAGGGGAAGTCCTCACCGATACCGCCCTGCTTGTAGTGCAGGTCCGTGTGGCACACCCCGCACGTGAGGATGTCCACCAGTGCTTCACCCGGCCCCGGGTCCGGCACCAGGATGGTCTCCAGCGAAACCGGAGCGTTCTTCTCCTTGACGACAACGGCTTTTACTTTGTGCACCATGATTCTTGTGTTCCTTTCCTGAGCCCGGGGGGCTCGCTGGCAACGGCACCCATTGCCAATCTAGCTGACTCGTTGCGGTTCCAAATCTTCTTCTAGCGGCTCAAGGCCCTGATCGGCGCCCTGGCCGGGGCCTTGGCCGGCGCCCGAAACCCGGACCTGATCCGGGCCCGGGCCCGGGACGGCGGCGTGCGCTACTGCCCGGACTGCGGCGGGCACTGCGGCGTGCTCCGCCAGGACGCCCGTGCGGTGCCTGATCCTCAGACGGTAGAGCAACGCCCCGCCAATCGCGACTGCACCGACGAAGATGACGCCGCCCCACTGGAGGTACCACTCGAACGGCGGCACGGAGTTGTAGATCTCCGGGCGCGGCCAGATCAGGTTGAGGGTCATGGCACCGCCCCACAGTACGGCGAGGATATTTACCGGCATCCCCCATTTGCCCAGGCTGAAGCCGGGTTCGGTGTCGTCTTCAGCCAGCGGCCATTTCTTCTGCAGCCGCTTCCGCAGCATCGGCACCGTGACCAGCAGGTAGGACAGGTAGATCAGGACGATGCTGATGCTGGACATGATGGTGAAAATTGCCGGCTGCGTGATGTTGACGATCAGCGGGACGACGGCCAGGATGCCGATGACGATGGCGGCAACAGTGGGCGTCTTGCGGGCCGGATCCACTTTGCTGAGCTGGCGGCTAAAGGGCAGGTTGTTGTCCCGCGCCATGGCGAACATCATCCGGATGGCGGCGGCGTGGACGGCCAGGGTGCAGACCACGACAGCCACCACGATGCAGACCAGGAATGCCTTGCCGAAAGGCCCGCCCAGCACGGACAGGACCACGTACTGCAGTCCGCCGTCCGCAGCGCCCACCTTCGGGTCGTTCAGGTCCGGCGCAGCCAGCAGCCCGCCGAGGAGGATCAGGCCACCGAGCACGAACGATGCGGTGACGGCGCGGAGGATTGCTTTGGGGGCGGTGCGCTTCGGGTCCTTGGTCTCCTCGCCAAGGGAACTCGCAGTGTCGAAGCCGTACATGACGTAGCCGGAGGCCATGGCGCCGATGAGGAACACCCCGAAGAATCCCAGCGGGTGGTCGTCGCCGTAACCGGCGGTCTCGAAGAGGACTTCGGGACCGCGCACTACGTGCCAGCCCAGCGCCAGGATGAGCAGCACGGCCGCGGCCAGTTCCACAAAGACGCCGATGCTGTTGATCCGCGTCATCAGCTTCACGCCGAATGCGTTGATGAGGGTGGAGATGCCGATCATGATGCTGGCCAGGATCACGCCGTTGAC
Above is a window of Arthrobacter sp. FB24 DNA encoding:
- a CDS encoding S-(hydroxymethyl)mycothiol dehydrogenase → MVHKVKAVVVKEKNAPVSLETILVPDPGPGEALVDILTCGVCHTDLHYKQGGIGEDFPYLLGHEATGVVSAVGPDVTGVAPGDRVILNWRAVCGECRACAKGQPQYCFNTHNATQKMTLEDGTELSPALGIGAFAEKTLVAAGQCTKVDDDADPAAVGLLGCGVMAGIGAAINTGEVKRGESVAVIGCGGVGIAAIAGAKLAGATTIIAVDIDANKVEMAKSLGATHGVDSSKEDPVEAIRALTGGNGADVVIEAVGRPETYKQAFYARDLAGRVVLVGVPTPDMKLELPLLDVFGRGGSLKSSWYGDCLPSRDFPMLVQHYKLGNLDLDAFVTERITIDQVEEAFAKMHEGKVLRSVVEIHPSAETVTAAETAPEAAAV
- a CDS encoding APC family permease, producing the protein MLEPTTSAPSKSADSSGMDEFGYAQTLDRSIGKFASFAAGVSYISILTGVFQLFYFGFSMAGPAYAWSWPLVFAGQLMVALCFAELAGRYPVAGSVYNWAKRLSSGTWAWLAGWLLLLSSMMALGAVALALQLTLPQIWSGFQFIGDGTGPYDFAVNGVILASIMIGISTLINAFGVKLMTRINSIGVFVELAAAVLLILALGWHVVRGPEVLFETAGYGDDHPLGFFGVFLIGAMASGYVMYGFDTASSLGEETKDPKRTAPKAILRAVTASFVLGGLILLGGLLAAPDLNDPKVGAADGGLQYVVLSVLGGPFGKAFLVCIVVAVVVCTLAVHAAAIRMMFAMARDNNLPFSRQLSKVDPARKTPTVAAIVIGILAVVPLIVNITQPAIFTIMSSISIVLIYLSYLLVTVPMLRKRLQKKWPLAEDDTEPGFSLGKWGMPVNILAVLWGGAMTLNLIWPRPEIYNSVPPFEWYLQWGGVIFVGAVAIGGALLYRLRIRHRTGVLAEHAAVPAAVRAVAHAAVPGPGPDQVRVSGAGQGPGQGADQGLEPLEEDLEPQRVS